One window of the Fibrobacter sp. UWR4 genome contains the following:
- a CDS encoding family 16 glycosylhydrolase, with translation MMGENILKAVGAVAFVVCGSVWADPPKNFSGWDLVFEDNFDGTSLDKSKWNSTYNWGPTHNHRAYCAPENVIVSDGYLKLKGEAKKHPNASGKTAKFNGKEIPVDYTSGAIDTRGHFEVKYGYIEGRFKAPKHKGTWPAFWTLQDGWPPEIDILEIPASRKQHHYYLHYTTPDWYNSHGSAWDHEASFGGHKDDDVDRSADFHTYAVEWDESNLNFYFDDKKFASYNRPTEIKQLAAQYIIVNLAIGGWAGDDIEVTADNPAYFEADWVRVWKAKPVKPDTVVVKNEQFGTCMVPGEDKRLYLKDCGDKGALAVMTQLSSSTFRLDFGDMSLEIPNENKDPGVTAGVYAWNGKDHQKIIFENQYDNQYRLKMAHSGHYLRSTSDGERVVQDWNTSWEWNQRWRIIKASDLEKEDPGTDKIIRKQAISRIQQILKGRTFDVMGRVR, from the coding sequence ATGATGGGTGAAAATATCTTGAAGGCCGTAGGAGCGGTTGCATTTGTGGTTTGTGGTTCCGTTTGGGCGGATCCTCCCAAAAATTTCAGTGGATGGGATTTGGTATTCGAAGATAACTTCGACGGAACATCTTTGGACAAGAGCAAGTGGAATTCCACTTATAACTGGGGGCCAACTCATAATCACCGTGCCTACTGTGCTCCGGAAAACGTCATCGTATCCGATGGCTACCTGAAATTGAAGGGAGAAGCAAAGAAACATCCCAATGCCAGTGGCAAGACTGCAAAATTTAATGGCAAGGAAATCCCTGTAGATTACACATCCGGTGCCATCGATACCCGCGGGCATTTTGAAGTGAAGTATGGCTATATTGAAGGCCGATTCAAGGCTCCAAAACATAAGGGAACATGGCCTGCCTTCTGGACTTTGCAGGATGGCTGGCCTCCGGAAATCGACATCCTGGAAATCCCCGCATCCCGAAAGCAACACCATTATTACCTGCATTACACAACTCCTGACTGGTATAACAGTCACGGTTCCGCCTGGGATCACGAGGCTTCCTTCGGGGGGCACAAGGACGATGACGTGGACCGTTCCGCAGATTTCCACACCTACGCTGTGGAATGGGACGAAAGCAACCTGAACTTCTATTTTGACGATAAAAAGTTCGCAAGCTATAACCGTCCTACGGAAATCAAGCAGCTTGCTGCCCAGTATATTATCGTGAACCTGGCCATTGGTGGGTGGGCCGGTGATGATATCGAAGTGACTGCGGATAATCCGGCCTATTTTGAAGCGGATTGGGTCCGTGTCTGGAAGGCAAAGCCTGTAAAGCCCGATACGGTTGTCGTTAAGAATGAACAGTTCGGAACTTGCATGGTTCCTGGAGAAGACAAACGGCTTTATCTCAAGGATTGCGGGGATAAGGGCGCCCTTGCTGTCATGACCCAACTTTCTTCCAGCACGTTCCGCCTGGACTTTGGGGACATGAGCCTGGAAATTCCTAATGAAAATAAGGATCCGGGAGTTACCGCCGGTGTATACGCCTGGAACGGCAAGGACCATCAGAAAATCATTTTTGAAAATCAGTACGACAATCAGTACCGTCTAAAGATGGCCCATAGTGGACATTATCTCCGTTCCACTTCTGACGGGGAACGTGTTGTCCAGGACTGGAACACCAGCTGGGAATGGAACCAGAGATGGCGAATCATCAAGGCTTCGGATCTTGAAAAAGAGGACCCGGGTACAGACAAGATTATCCGTAAGCAGGCTATTTCCCGAATCCAGCAGATTCTCAAGGGCAGGACCTTTGACGTGATGGGGCGTGTGCGCTAA
- a CDS encoding type II secretion system protein GspD: MTLQAVLAVFCVASPGKNGAAKGVVLDFVEMPIADVVRAVSLAYDTPILVDEGLDLKVTFHLEGVGLMEGISALCSANGLSVVQEGRVFHIRRQVDHGVHDFSIKDGLVSISVRDKPVADFVREYALNSGLNILANPGLSGTITGELRDMAGEEAFRSLMKAHGFRVWREGGCLRVDVASSASGEIRPGVSGIRVERDGDLFSLECNGVSLGIVLQSLADEAGLNLALYGEIREEVHLKFEGVPLEDLLHALFRDRRYSYVMEGRSLLVSEGGSRRALSGTRLVALKHVNCEKAMGYFAKFMPSESFAVTEVREQNALLLGGTPAELEMGEALLRLVDVPALQVTLSCIIVELKRGRNFEIGFHSGASRKTGAYDVGARGYFDFLGTDISRSGAFGKVGLLPDRFEVELASLEENNRGKVLARPRLTTLNGNKAELNVTNTVYYLVSQVSADGYPITDYRSFNDGISLEMTPSVTLDGNITLEVSPEIKTAGRSSGDGPRDISTRNLKTVVVLKDGESLCLGGLIRKNKTEVRSAVPFLGSIPFIGRLFSYVSEEDEENELAIFITPHVEK, from the coding sequence GTGACGCTGCAAGCGGTGCTTGCAGTTTTTTGTGTTGCGTCTCCTGGAAAAAATGGTGCCGCAAAAGGTGTCGTCCTGGATTTTGTAGAGATGCCCATTGCGGATGTGGTTCGTGCGGTTTCCCTTGCTTATGATACGCCCATCCTGGTAGACGAAGGATTGGATTTGAAGGTGACATTTCACCTGGAAGGCGTTGGACTTATGGAGGGCATATCTGCCTTATGTTCAGCAAATGGTCTGTCCGTAGTTCAGGAGGGCCGTGTTTTCCATATCCGGCGGCAGGTGGATCATGGAGTGCATGATTTCTCTATAAAGGATGGATTGGTGTCCATATCCGTGCGGGACAAACCTGTTGCGGATTTTGTCAGGGAGTATGCCTTGAATTCTGGATTGAACATTTTGGCGAATCCGGGACTTTCAGGAACAATTACAGGCGAATTGCGTGATATGGCGGGGGAGGAGGCTTTTCGTAGTTTAATGAAGGCTCATGGATTTCGGGTTTGGCGTGAAGGCGGATGCTTGCGGGTGGATGTGGCTTCAAGTGCTTCGGGTGAAATTCGTCCGGGCGTCTCAGGCATTCGTGTCGAACGGGATGGGGACTTGTTCTCTCTGGAATGTAACGGAGTTTCTCTTGGGATTGTTCTGCAATCCCTGGCGGATGAGGCGGGTCTTAATCTTGCATTGTATGGCGAAATCCGCGAGGAGGTGCATTTAAAATTTGAGGGGGTCCCGCTGGAAGATTTGCTGCACGCCCTGTTTCGGGATCGGCGCTACAGTTACGTCATGGAAGGCCGTTCCCTGCTGGTGTCCGAGGGCGGTTCCCGCAGGGCCTTATCCGGTACAAGACTGGTGGCCTTGAAGCATGTGAATTGCGAGAAGGCGATGGGATACTTTGCCAAGTTCATGCCCAGCGAGAGTTTTGCCGTCACAGAGGTTCGGGAGCAGAACGCGCTTCTATTGGGTGGAACTCCTGCAGAATTGGAAATGGGGGAGGCGTTGTTGCGGCTGGTGGATGTTCCCGCCCTGCAGGTCACTCTATCCTGTATTATCGTGGAGCTGAAGCGTGGTCGCAATTTTGAAATCGGATTCCATAGTGGGGCAAGCCGCAAGACAGGAGCGTACGACGTGGGGGCTCGTGGATACTTTGATTTTCTAGGGACGGATATTTCCAGGTCGGGAGCTTTCGGGAAGGTAGGGCTGCTTCCCGATCGTTTTGAAGTGGAGTTGGCGTCCCTCGAGGAAAATAACCGCGGGAAGGTTTTGGCTCGGCCCCGTCTTACCACATTGAACGGCAACAAGGCGGAACTGAATGTGACCAACACGGTGTATTACCTGGTGAGTCAGGTATCTGCCGATGGATACCCCATTACGGATTACCGTTCCTTTAATGACGGCATTTCCCTGGAAATGACTCCTTCGGTTACGCTGGACGGAAATATCACCTTGGAAGTTTCTCCGGAAATCAAGACGGCGGGAAGATCTTCTGGAGATGGCCCCCGAGATATTAGTACCCGTAATCTGAAGACCGTGGTGGTGCTGAAGGATGGGGAATCCCTATGCCTGGGCGGCCTTATACGAAAGAATAAGACGGAAGTTAGGTCCGCGGTGCCATTTCTAGGAAGCATTCCCTTCATTGGACGCCTCTTCAGCTACGTTTCGGAGGAGGACGAGGAAAATGAACTGGCCATTTTTATTACGCCTCATGTGGAAAAATAA
- a CDS encoding DUF4832 domain-containing protein, with protein MKKTLSLLSAALVASSFAADRGIALNKTIETLEPMKGIVFWPDQAKSSKDYLGAISLEFSYCLPCAVVTGKTGDKLNYDWSSFEKMLNDVASRGHQAIVRFRIEYPSETIRNASGCTQNVKGATAVPLYIKNMTGYTETYSEDPGGDGPTYYADWSSTELMWFYKQFYTDFAAAYDKDPRIAFVQVGFGHWGEYHIYGTTKKFGVNFATKDYQAEFLKHVAAQFTETPWSISIDAADNSYSPVIDDKSLLALNFGLFDDSFMHAEHDISQGYGDNERNWRDMGLDRWKTAPGGGEVSYYTEKDQQEFLNPAGLYGVTWEQAASKYHMTYVIGNNSPDGKYATKERLYEASSFAGYKFEITAFTANENSASVTVKNIGIAPLYHNAYVTIKGKRSETSLKGLIPGEEIICKIDGLNIAADESPEPTITSDKLLEGKTIPYQAKLEASEAPLKMSTARQIVPTSTAKFLVDTKGRTRNKSRDLPKGHYILKF; from the coding sequence ATGAAAAAGACACTTTCTCTTTTGAGTGCCGCCTTGGTGGCCTCTTCTTTCGCTGCGGATCGCGGCATTGCGCTGAACAAGACAATCGAAACTTTGGAGCCCATGAAGGGCATCGTGTTCTGGCCCGATCAGGCCAAGAGCAGCAAGGATTACCTGGGGGCGATTTCCCTGGAATTTTCCTATTGCCTCCCCTGCGCTGTGGTGACGGGAAAGACTGGCGACAAGCTGAATTACGACTGGAGTTCCTTTGAAAAGATGTTGAACGATGTGGCTAGCCGCGGGCACCAGGCCATCGTGCGATTCCGTATCGAGTATCCCAGCGAAACCATTAGAAACGCATCGGGCTGCACCCAGAACGTGAAGGGCGCCACCGCCGTTCCCCTGTACATCAAGAACATGACGGGCTACACCGAGACTTACTCCGAAGACCCGGGTGGCGACGGACCCACTTATTACGCCGACTGGAGCAGCACGGAGCTGATGTGGTTCTACAAGCAGTTCTATACGGACTTTGCAGCCGCCTACGACAAGGACCCGCGAATCGCGTTTGTGCAAGTGGGCTTTGGCCATTGGGGTGAGTACCACATTTACGGCACCACGAAAAAATTCGGTGTCAACTTTGCCACCAAGGATTACCAGGCTGAATTCCTGAAGCACGTGGCAGCACAGTTTACCGAAACACCATGGAGCATTTCCATTGACGCAGCGGACAACAGCTACTCTCCCGTTATCGACGACAAGAGTTTGCTGGCCTTGAATTTCGGACTTTTTGATGATTCCTTCATGCATGCCGAACACGATATTTCACAGGGCTACGGCGACAACGAAAGGAACTGGCGAGATATGGGTCTGGACCGCTGGAAAACAGCACCCGGTGGCGGCGAAGTCAGCTACTATACGGAAAAGGACCAGCAGGAATTCTTGAATCCCGCAGGACTTTACGGTGTGACCTGGGAACAGGCCGCCAGCAAGTACCACATGACTTATGTTATCGGTAATAACTCCCCCGACGGCAAGTACGCTACTAAGGAACGCCTCTACGAAGCCAGTTCCTTCGCAGGCTACAAGTTCGAAATTACCGCCTTCACTGCCAACGAAAATTCTGCCTCGGTAACGGTAAAGAACATCGGTATCGCCCCGCTGTACCACAACGCCTACGTTACCATCAAAGGCAAGCGCAGCGAAACATCTCTGAAGGGCTTGATTCCCGGCGAAGAAATCATCTGCAAAATTGACGGTTTGAACATCGCAGCCGACGAAAGTCCCGAACCAACCATTACCAGCGACAAGCTGCTGGAAGGCAAGACCATCCCCTACCAGGCAAAACTTGAGGCAAGCGAGGCTCCTTTGAAAATGAGTACTGCACGGCAGATTGTTCCGACAAGTACAGCCAAGTTCCTAGTTGACACCAAAGGCCGCACACGTAACAAATCAAGAGACCTGCCTAAAGGGCATTACATCTTGAAATTTTAA